Genomic window (Candidatus Methylomirabilis limnetica):
TATCGATGTTTGCCAGCGAGGTGCCGGAACTATTCCCTCCTTGACGTTTCAGGAGACGGAGAATCGATTGCGCCCGCACAGGATCGGACCGTCGCATCTTCAAGTAGACGTAGACGCCATCGGCATCGTTATTGCCGGTGGTCACTTCGATCTTTACGCCGCGGCGATGAAAATCCACAGCCCTTTGCATGAGATAATCGAGCGCGCCTTGCTTTTCCTCAGGCAGAAGATCGTCATGGACGAGTCCTGCGCCCCGTCCCGCATAGACCAGGTGCGAAAAGTAGAGGCGGTCCAGTTTCTCATTCTCTGCCATGTCAAAGATCGCCGGAAGATCGGGGAGTATCCGGCGGCAAAGAGCGGTCCGAATACCAACTTTTATCCCTTCATCGCGAGAGAGGCGTAGCCCTTGTAGTGCCAGAGCAAATGAGCCTTGCATTCCGCGAAAGCGATCGTGTACTTGCCCGATTCCATCCAGACTCACGCCAACGTAGGTAATGCCGGCAAGCCGCAGTCTCTTCGCCGCCGTGGCGTCTATCAATGTACCGTTCGTTGACAGCGCGCAACGCACCCCCAGATCTTGGGCGTACTCAGCGAGCGTGTAGAGATCTTCCCGATATAAAGGATCTCCGCCGGAAAGGACGACCACCGGAATCCTATAGCGACCCAGATCAGCAATCAGCCGCTTTCCTTCATCAGTCGTCAGCTCATCGGCGTAGGCGCGGTCCTGCGATTGGCTGTAGCAGTGCAAGCAATGCAGGTTACAGCGCCGCGTCATGTTCCAGATGACCACCGGATTTTGGGCAGAGGGCGTTAAAGACGACCCCTCTTTCTGCCTCGAGGGTGTCTCAGGGTCCTGATCCGACCCGCACAATAGTTCCGTGATCCTCAGCATCGTCGATGATCCAGAGCCTCAGCCCGCACCGTTGATCAACCCAGAGGGTAACTACTCAGGTAGATAGGCTGAAGGCTTTTAGGGGTAAGCCATGCGTGATCATACAAAACTCCGAAAAGGTCTTGAGTGGCTCGA
Coding sequences:
- a CDS encoding radical SAM/SPASM domain-containing protein, whose amino-acid sequence is MLRITELLCGSDQDPETPSRQKEGSSLTPSAQNPVVIWNMTRRCNLHCLHCYSQSQDRAYADELTTDEGKRLIADLGRYRIPVVVLSGGDPLYREDLYTLAEYAQDLGVRCALSTNGTLIDATAAKRLRLAGITYVGVSLDGIGQVHDRFRGMQGSFALALQGLRLSRDEGIKVGIRTALCRRILPDLPAIFDMAENEKLDRLYFSHLVYAGRGAGLVHDDLLPEEKQGALDYLMQRAVDFHRRGVKIEVTTGNNDADGVYVYLKMRRSDPVRAQSILRLLKRQGGNSSGTSLANIDSLGNVHADPFWSHYSFGNVRERSFAAIWEDTADPVMRVLKDRSRALKGRCARCPHLELCGGNSRVRAEATTGDQWASDPGCYLSDEELGISSDGKENGRAVTLTSVH